The following are from one region of the Salvia hispanica cultivar TCC Black 2014 chromosome 1, UniMelb_Shisp_WGS_1.0, whole genome shotgun sequence genome:
- the LOC125197376 gene encoding RING-H2 finger protein ATL16-like, with protein sequence MNSQAIPPPINGQPPPPVSDDGFPMLAVAALGITATAFLLVSYYIFVTKCCFRWHLIDPLRRFPTQRARLNEDPPASYSPESWQSRGLNELLIREIPTFQYSKQQGESSSISKCVVCLNEFQESDMLRLLPKCSHAFHLDCIDVWLLSNSNCPLCRSAISGRNRYKIERIVAPNSSPQEPRPAVGSIFGGDEEFLEIVISGEDGATLSENRQHERGDSSRFLVQQSRSNHSSRKFGKSKHRKARHGSIMGDEVINLGVKDDQFRIQPIRRSFSMDSAADRCIYLSVQEILRQNRQAGEAPSNEEGGSRSRRSIFSFGHGRGSRNAILPY encoded by the coding sequence ATGAACTCTCAAGCCATACCACCGCCCATCAATGGCCAGCCTCCGCCTCCGGTCTCTGATGATGGATTCCCAATGCTAGCTGTCGCGGCACTAGGCATCACAGCCACGGCCTTCCTGCTCGTGAGCTACTACATCTTCGTCACCAAGTGCTGCTTCCGGTGGCACCTTATCGACCCCTTGAGGCGCTTCCCCACCCAGAGGGCGCGCCTCAATGAGGATCCACCAGCATCCTACTCCCCCGAATCGTGGCAGAGCCGCGGCCTCAACGAGCTTCTCATCCGAGAAATCCCAACATTCCAATACAGCAAGCAGCAGGGAGAGAGCAGCAGCATCTCCAAATGTGTGGTCTGTCTCAATGAGTTTCAAGAAAGCGACATGCTAAGGCTTCTGCCCAAATGCAGCCACGCGTTCCATCTCGACTGCATCGATGTATGGCTGCTCAGCAACTCCAACTGCCCGTTGTGCAGGTCAGCAATCTCAGGCAGGAACCGGTACAAGATAGAGAGGATCGTTGCGCCAAACTCCTCCCCTCAAGAACCACGGCCAGCTGTGGGCTCCATCTTCGGAGGTGATGAAGAGTTTCTGGAGATTGTAATAAGTGGAGAGGATGGAGCTACCTTGTCTGAAAACAGACAGCACGAGAGAGGCGATTCGAGCAGGTTCTTGGTGCAGCAATCTAGAAGCAATCATTCTTCAAGAAAGTTTGGCAAGTCCAAGCATAGAAAAGCTCGCCACGGTTCAATCATGGGAGATGAAGTCATCAACTTGGGAGTGAAAGATGATCAATTCCGCATCCAACCTATCAGAAGATCCTTCTCGATGGACTCTGCAGCAGACCGCTGCATTTACCTGTCTGTTCAGGAGATTCTGCGGCAGAACAGGCAAGCTGGTGAGGCTCCGAGCAATGAAGAGGGCGGCAGCAGAAGCCGGAGATCCATCTTCTCCTTCGGACATGGAAGAGGGTCAAGAAATGCAATTCTTCCCTATTGA
- the LOC125202152 gene encoding protein KINESIN LIGHT CHAIN-RELATED 1, translating into MRRASFKLLSHIRKPHPRIPISLSTREFSAPSLSSPPKPLLESSPASQSSRFSTSNSNRFPPHNLSAHDLLNPFSQDSPQMSSRQRRIKEKSELEEAFEAAESLDEMLAAFKEMEASFDEKDLALACLKIGLKLDRDGDDPEKTLSFAQRALRIFDENEADSRKKMSLPIAMTLHLLGSSSFGLKRFSESLGYLSRANRVLSKLEGESSYSADQVLPILHAVRFELFNVKTAMGRREEAILDLRKALEIKEMIFDEDSKELGNANRDVAEAYVAVLNFKEALPFCEKAVEIHKAHFGNNSVEVAYDRRVLGVIYTGLEEHDRALEQNQLSRKVLKKWGRSADLLRAEIDAANMQIALGRYEEAINTLKGVVQQTEQESEERAMVFTSMAKALCNQEKFLDAKKCLEIACGILEKKERSSPLAVVEAYMEITTQYETMNEFETAISLLTKALAMLEKLPQEQHSVGSVSARIGWLLLLTGKVEEAIPYLEDAAERLKESFGSKHFSVGYVYNNLGAAYMELDRPQSAAQTFAYAKEIMDVSLGPHHADSIEACQNLSKAYAAMGSYPLAMNFQEKVVEGWEGHGPSAEDELKEAIEVLEQLKLKASTLVSETLMSALPHPDENGDGSLENSRSAISAIKR; encoded by the exons ATGAGAAGAGCTTCATTCAAGCTCCTTTCTCATATCCGGAAACCGCATCCCAGAATCCCAATTTCTCTATCTACCAGAGAATTCTCCGCCCCCTCTCTCAGTTCCCCGCCAAAACCCCTTCTTGAATCCTCCCCCGCCTCTCAGTCTTCACGCTTCTCCACCTCCAATTCCAATCGGTTTCCACCTCATAATCTCAGCGCGCATGACCTCCTGAACCCCTTTTCCCAGGATTCACCGCAGATGTCGTCACGGCAGAGGAGAATCAAGGAGAAATCAGAGCTCGAGGAGGCGTTCGAGGCTGCCGAATCGCTCGACGAAATGCTCGCAGCGTTTAAGGAGATGGAGGCCTCCTTTGACGAGAAGGATTTAGCCTTGGCCTGCTTGAAAATCGGCCTCAAACTCGACCGCGACGGCGATGATCCCGAAAAGACTCTGTCTTTCGCTCAAAGGGCTCTGAGAATCTTCGATGAGAATGAGGCCGATTCCAGGAAGAAAATGTCGTTGCCAATTGCGATGACTTTGCATCTGTTGGGCTCTTCTAGTTTTGGTTTGAAAAGGTTCAGTGAGAGTTTGGGGTATTTGAGTAGGGCTAATAGGGTTTTGAGTAAGCTTGAAGGGGAGAGCTCTTACAGTGCTGATCAGGTTTTGCCGATTCTGCACGCGGTCCGGTTTGAATTGTTTAATGTTAAGACGGCGATGGGGAGGAGGGAAGAGGCCATTCTTGATCTGAGGAAGGCTTTGGAGATTAAGGAGATGATTTTTGATGAAGATAGTAAGGAGCTTGGTAATGCTAATAGGGATGTTGCAGAGGCCTATGTTGCGGTTCTGAATTTCAAAGAGGCGTTGCCGTTTTGTGAGAAGGCTGTGGAGATTCACAAGGCGCATTTTGGTAATAACTCGGTGGAGGTGGCTTACGATAGGAGGGTTCTTGGAGTGATCTACACTGGGTTAGAAGAGCATGATAGAGCTTTGGAACAGAATCAGCTCTCGCGGAAGGTGTTGAAGAAATGGGGCCGTAGTGCTGATTTGCTTCGCGCAGAGATTGATGCTGCTAATATGCAGATTGCTTTAGGGAGATATGAGGAAGCTATTAATACTTTGAAGGGCGTTGTGCAACAGACTGAGCAAGAGAGTGAGGAACGCGCAATGGTGTTTACTTCCATGGCCAAAGCTCTGTGTAATCAGGAGAAGTTTCTGGATGCAAAGAAATGTCTGGAGATTGCTTGTGGAATTCTtgagaagaaagagagaagctCACCTCTTGCAGTTGTGGAAGCGTATATGGAGATCACAACACAATACGAGACAATGAATGAATTTGAAACTGCAATATCATTGTTGACGAAGGCGTTGGCAATGTTAGAGAAGCTTCCTCAGGAGCAGCACTCCGTGGGAAGTGTTTCTGCGAGGATTGGTTGGCTTCTCCTGTTAACAGGGAAGGTGGAAGAAGCAATCCCATATCTGGAAGATGCTGCAGAAAGGTTGAAAGAGAGTTTTGGCTCGAAGCACTTTAGCGTGGGTTATGTTTATAACAACTTGGGGGCAGCTTACATGGAGTTAGATAGGCCGCAGTCAGCTGCCCAGACTTTCGCATATGCAAAAGAGATCATGGATGTCTCCCTTGGGCCACATCATGCTGATTCAATAGAAGCATGTCAGAATCTTTCAAAAGCATATGCGGCTATGGGAAG TTACCCGCTAGCCATGAACTTTCAGGAGAAAGTAGTTGAAGGTTGGGAGGGACACGGGCCAAGTGCAGAAGACGAACTGAAAGAAGCTATTGAAGTACTGGAGCAATTAAAGCTGAAAGCTAGTACTCTAGTCTCTGAAACGCTTATGAGTGCATTGCCTCATCCAGATGAGAATGGAGACGGCTCTCTGGAGAATTCACGTTCTGCTATTTCGGCTATAAAGAGGTAA